A single window of Hyphomicrobiales bacterium DNA harbors:
- a CDS encoding Acyl-CoA synthase has translation MRFDHCLQPRAANHVPLTPVEFLVRAIEVWPDRPAVVWRDRRWTYAQFGGIVVSLAEALRAHGVGGGDVVSILATNRPEMLAAHYAVPMIGAVLNAINTRLDAETVASIVQHAESRLVIADAASAPLGIATGAEYLVLADDAGQDGLDLLNGNDKVDRLEYTGVTDEWQPICLNYTSGTTGQPKGVVYHHRGAYLNALGNVMALGLTQETAYLWTLPMFHCNGWCHTWAVTAAGGLHVCIDRPDPALIFPAMEDHRVTHMACAPVVLYMMLNHPAKTGRDTDRRVVVATGGASPTEALIAELSALGFELVHLYGLTESYGPATLRTLTALERSAAPAEVATALARQGFRHVTAGRARVLNPEGADVPADGTTMGEIALCGNTLMAGYYRDAEATEQAFAGNHFRTGDLAVRHADGTIEIRDRSKDIIISGGENISSLEIESVLHRHPAVLMAAVVAMPHGKWGETPAAFIELRPGARFDAGELRSFCRNRLAHYKIPSLFVEADLPKTATGKIQKFLLRDRVLQLVTRDG, from the coding sequence GTGCGCTTTGACCATTGTCTGCAGCCACGAGCTGCGAACCATGTGCCGCTGACACCCGTGGAGTTCCTCGTTCGCGCCATCGAGGTCTGGCCCGATCGGCCGGCCGTTGTCTGGCGCGACCGGCGGTGGACCTATGCGCAATTCGGCGGGATCGTTGTCAGCCTTGCTGAGGCGTTGCGTGCCCACGGCGTCGGTGGCGGCGATGTCGTCTCCATTCTGGCGACCAACCGTCCCGAAATGCTGGCGGCGCACTACGCGGTGCCGATGATCGGCGCGGTGTTGAACGCCATCAATACAAGGCTCGATGCTGAAACCGTTGCCTCCATCGTCCAGCATGCCGAGAGCAGGCTCGTCATTGCCGACGCGGCGAGCGCGCCACTCGGGATCGCAACGGGCGCTGAATACTTGGTGCTGGCCGACGATGCGGGGCAGGACGGGCTTGACCTCCTCAATGGTAACGACAAGGTCGATCGGCTCGAATACACTGGGGTGACCGACGAATGGCAGCCAATCTGCTTGAACTATACGTCGGGTACCACCGGCCAGCCAAAGGGCGTCGTCTATCATCATCGGGGCGCCTATCTGAACGCCCTTGGCAATGTCATGGCGTTGGGCCTGACACAGGAGACGGCCTATCTCTGGACCCTGCCGATGTTCCATTGCAACGGCTGGTGCCACACTTGGGCGGTAACGGCGGCGGGCGGGCTCCATGTCTGCATTGACCGTCCTGATCCGGCGCTGATCTTTCCGGCCATGGAAGACCATCGGGTCACCCACATGGCCTGCGCGCCGGTGGTTCTCTACATGATGCTCAATCATCCTGCGAAGACGGGAAGGGATACTGACCGCCGCGTTGTCGTTGCCACTGGCGGTGCCTCGCCGACGGAGGCGTTGATCGCCGAACTGAGCGCCTTGGGTTTCGAACTCGTCCACCTCTACGGCCTGACGGAATCCTACGGACCGGCGACATTGCGGACATTGACGGCGCTTGAGCGCTCGGCCGCGCCGGCTGAAGTTGCCACGGCCCTGGCCCGGCAAGGATTTCGCCATGTGACGGCCGGGCGGGCAAGGGTTCTCAACCCTGAGGGCGCCGACGTTCCCGCAGATGGCACGACGATGGGAGAGATCGCGCTGTGCGGCAACACGCTGATGGCCGGTTACTATCGTGATGCCGAAGCGACCGAACAGGCCTTTGCTGGCAATCACTTTCGCACTGGCGATCTCGCAGTCCGCCACGCCGACGGCACCATCGAGATCCGCGACAGGTCGAAGGACATCATCATTTCGGGTGGCGAGAATATCTCAAGCCTTGAAATCGAGAGCGTCCTTCACAGGCATCCGGCGGTCCTCATGGCCGCGGTGGTGGCGATGCCCCACGGGAAATGGGGGGAGACCCCCGCAGCCTTCATCGAACTGCGCCCGGGCGCGCGTTTCGACGCGGGCGAACTGCGCAGCTTCTGCCGGAATCGTCTGGCGCACTACAAGATTCCCAGCCTTTTCGTGGAAGCCGACTTGCCGAAAACCGCCACCGGCAAGATCCAGAAATTCCTGTTGCGCGACAGGGTCCTGCAGTTGGTGACGAGAGATGGTTGA
- a CDS encoding Aminoglycoside phosphotransferase (APT) family kinase protein: protein MVEPPVATSFNLDRLRDHLDARFGVAQLRLERIGGGQSNPTYFVDHGDRHMVLRKKPDGTLLPGAHAIEREFRVLKALRQTSVPVPETILFCADDAVIGTPFYLMERVEGRVFHDGALAEAAPAERRPLYLAAAEALARLHAVRPDAVGLGDFGRSGDYFRRQFARWTRQYTQSPSARIAELDHLIAWLEQAMPPDDGVLSIAHGDYRLGNLMFHPTAPRVVAILDWELSTLGHPMADLGYAAMPWHTAPDEYGGILGLDRRELGLPEQAELIDCYHAVAGTGPTLTPFHVAFALFRFAVIFIGITDRARAGNAASRDAVRVGPLARQFARRGLAAAGAD, encoded by the coding sequence ATGGTTGAACCGCCTGTGGCAACCAGCTTCAACCTCGACAGGCTGCGTGACCATCTTGACGCGCGTTTCGGGGTGGCGCAGCTGCGTTTGGAACGGATCGGCGGCGGTCAGTCCAATCCGACCTATTTCGTCGATCACGGCGACCGGCACATGGTGTTGCGCAAGAAGCCCGATGGTACGCTTCTACCCGGCGCCCATGCCATCGAACGCGAATTCCGGGTGCTAAAGGCGCTGCGGCAGACGTCGGTGCCAGTACCCGAGACCATCCTGTTCTGCGCCGACGATGCGGTGATCGGCACGCCCTTCTACCTGATGGAGCGTGTCGAGGGACGGGTATTCCATGATGGCGCATTGGCGGAGGCCGCGCCTGCCGAACGGCGGCCTCTCTACCTTGCCGCGGCCGAGGCGCTGGCAAGGCTGCATGCCGTGCGCCCGGACGCGGTGGGCCTCGGCGATTTCGGCCGGTCCGGTGATTATTTCCGCCGCCAGTTTGCCCGCTGGACCCGGCAATACACCCAGTCTCCCAGCGCGCGGATCGCCGAACTTGACCACCTCATTGCGTGGCTGGAGCAGGCTATGCCACCGGATGACGGGGTGTTGTCGATCGCCCACGGCGACTATCGTCTCGGTAATCTCATGTTCCATCCGACTGCACCACGGGTCGTTGCCATTCTCGACTGGGAACTCTCGACGCTCGGCCACCCGATGGCCGATCTCGGCTATGCCGCGATGCCCTGGCATACGGCGCCGGACGAATATGGTGGCATACTTGGGTTGGATAGGCGCGAACTCGGCTTGCCCGAGCAGGCGGAATTGATCGACTGCTATCACGCTGTCGCGGGGACGGGACCAACGCTGACGCCGTTTCATGTCGCCTTTGCGTTGTTCCGCTTCGCGGTCATTTTCATCGGTATTACGGACCGGGCCCGCGCTGGCAATGCGGCCTCCCGGGATGCTGTGCGGGTGGGGCCGCTCGCGCGCCAGTTCGCCCGTCGTGGGCTAGCCGCAGCGGGGGCGGACTGA
- the xecE gene encoding 2-(S)-hydroxypropyl-CoM dehydrogenase, which produces MSEGQVVAITGGTSGIGLAIAQRHLAQGDRVVIGSIDADTTSVEALKLDPARSRLMRTDVAQEEDVVALVAAAIENFGQLDVMVNNAGIGDGGGGVENFDAERLPHTVGVLFNGVVFGIKHAARAMLPRGSGSIVSIASIAGISTHINSGHIYSAAKAAVVHLTKTSALELGRRGVRVNCICPGYIATPLFGRGMGLAGADLSASVEAASAAFVDLQPLRRAGRPEDIAAAAAWLSSPDASFVTGHALVVDGGASVGGDWDPSKSRGRAVRQALETREATR; this is translated from the coding sequence ATGAGCGAAGGACAGGTGGTTGCCATTACTGGCGGAACCAGCGGAATCGGGCTTGCCATCGCCCAGCGGCATCTGGCTCAGGGAGACCGTGTGGTGATCGGCAGCATCGATGCTGACACTACGTCAGTTGAAGCACTGAAGCTTGATCCTGCACGCAGCAGGTTGATGCGAACCGATGTCGCTCAGGAGGAAGACGTGGTCGCCCTGGTTGCCGCGGCGATCGAGAACTTCGGCCAGCTCGACGTCATGGTGAACAACGCCGGCATCGGCGACGGCGGCGGCGGGGTGGAGAATTTCGACGCCGAACGCCTGCCGCACACGGTCGGGGTGCTGTTCAACGGCGTGGTATTCGGGATCAAGCATGCCGCACGGGCCATGCTGCCGCGCGGTTCTGGCTCGATCGTCAGCATCGCCAGCATCGCGGGCATCTCAACCCACATTAATTCGGGCCACATCTACAGCGCCGCCAAGGCCGCCGTGGTTCACCTCACGAAGACTTCGGCGCTGGAACTCGGGCGCCGGGGCGTGCGAGTCAACTGTATCTGCCCGGGCTATATCGCCACGCCGCTGTTCGGCCGCGGGATGGGACTGGCGGGCGCGGACTTGAGCGCCTCAGTCGAGGCCGCGAGCGCCGCCTTCGTCGATCTGCAGCCTCTGCGCCGCGCCGGACGACCCGAGGACATAGCGGCCGCTGCGGCGTGGCTTTCCTCGCCGGATGCCAGCTTCGTCACCGGTCACGCTCTGGTCGTCGATGGCGGCGCCAGCGTCGGCGGGGACTGGGACCCATCCAAGAGCCGGGGCCGCGCGGTGCGACAGGCGCTGGAAACACGCGAAGCGACGCGCTGA
- a CDS encoding NAD(P)-dependent dehydrogenase (Short-subunit alcohol dehydrogenase family) produces the protein MTVGLITGAGAGIGRAIALSLAEDGMDLALIDINADAAAETAELIRAAGRRALSIGADVSRADAVERAVARVESDFGPIEAFVANAGIEGIVGPIWEYGDDIFEKVWSVNTRGVFLGIKYVSQRMIPRNNGAMVVMASTSAIRGRPANAGYVSSKHAALGLARVAALDLAPYNIRVNAVLPGPIETRMIRSLFAQHEQRGRTSPPKSARKLGQPDDVAGVVAFLLSDAARHVNGAAWVIDGGNTID, from the coding sequence GTGACAGTTGGTCTGATTACGGGAGCTGGCGCGGGAATTGGTCGCGCGATTGCGTTAAGTCTTGCCGAGGACGGCATGGATCTGGCGCTCATCGACATCAATGCAGACGCCGCCGCCGAGACGGCGGAGCTCATCAGGGCGGCCGGCCGGCGCGCGCTATCAATTGGCGCGGATGTCTCGCGCGCCGATGCCGTGGAGCGCGCTGTGGCGCGTGTTGAAAGCGATTTCGGGCCCATCGAGGCGTTTGTCGCCAATGCGGGAATCGAAGGTATCGTTGGGCCCATCTGGGAGTATGGCGACGACATCTTCGAGAAGGTTTGGTCGGTCAACACCCGAGGTGTTTTCCTCGGGATCAAATATGTCAGCCAGCGAATGATCCCTCGCAACAACGGTGCCATGGTGGTGATGGCCTCGACCTCAGCCATCCGCGGTCGCCCCGCGAATGCTGGCTACGTAAGTTCAAAACACGCGGCATTGGGGCTCGCGCGAGTGGCCGCTCTTGATCTTGCCCCATATAACATCCGGGTGAACGCGGTCCTGCCGGGGCCTATCGAGACAAGGATGATCCGGTCGCTATTCGCTCAGCATGAGCAGCGCGGCAGGACCTCCCCGCCCAAGAGCGCCCGCAAGCTCGGGCAGCCTGATGACGTCGCGGGTGTGGTGGCATTTCTGCTGTCGGACGCGGCCCGACATGTAAACGGCGCGGCATGGGTGATCGACGGCGGGAATACGATTGATTGA